GCAGACCATTTAAACTGGTGagggcaggcaggagggcaggaTAGGAAAGCAGGAACCAGCTCTGCAGGACCCCAGGGCCTGGGCTTCAGATGTCTGTTGGAAATTTCCCAGATCAGTAGGGAGCCAGGGAAGGCTTTTGAGCACGGGAATATCGGAGGCCGGGAGCCCAGTGAGGATGCTGATTGAGAAACTCATTTGGGGTGAGGAAGGAGGCTGAGGCAGGGCAGGAGCAGTGGGAGGGTACAAAGGCCTTCCAGATGTGGGCAGCTGGGGCCGCTTCGAGCTGGCTCAGGGACCGGGCAGAGAAGCAGGGCTGGGGAGCATGTGGGCAGTGGGAGGCGAGTCCAGTTGTGGGGTTCAGGTGCCAGGGAGGGGTCCGAAAGGCAGCTGGCGGTCAGTACCAAGGGGATAACAGAGACCCTGAGAGGGATGGAGAtgctggggggtgggagtggggaagcaGGTTTGGGCAGAGCAGAGGACCGGAACCAGGACCTCAGAGAAGGTCACTGCAAAGTAGCCCAAGGGGGAGCAGCCTGGCAGGTAGGAGGAATCCCGAGGTATAGGGACTTAGGTCTGCCGGGAGATGACAGAAGTCACCTGTGTCGGGCACTTTGCCCAGTGCCAGGCTCACAGAGGGGCCCAGGAGGGTCAGTTCCCACCTGGCTTTCGCTGGAAAGCAGAACCGTAGTCTGTCCCCTGCCATCCCGAGGAGGAGGCTCTGAGGGGGAAGGTgtttgggaaggagggaagggaaaaaaacatttgcGTGTGGAGCAAGgctgaagagagggagagagaaagagggagcagGGGATGAAAAGAAATTACCATCCGCCGGGATCTTGTCATTCAACCCAATTTTCAAAGGACCACAGCTGTCGCACTGAGATAATCTGTTAATTATAACAGCCATTGTGCTTTGGCAAtgggagagaaactgaggctgaggaacAGGCCAAAGGCAGGGGTGGGAGCCTTTGGGGGGCAGGAACAGGCAGGAAGGCAGACACTGTCAGGGGCCAGGCCTCATCCCTTCCTTGCCACCACTGTTGCAGCAGTGGGTGACGGGGACCCgctgtgtgccgggcactgtggCACGCCTGTGAGCCGGGCCACCATAACCATTCTAGAGGCAGCTaactttattgagcacttactatgtgccatacCCTGCTCTGAAGCTTTCATTCTCCCACCCTCTGAGGTAGTGCCCTtctagtcccattttacagaagcggagactgaggctcagaggaaagAAATTGCCTGCCAGGGCCATGCTCTTCgttcagtggcagagccaggatttgagttGAATGTGGCCTGTCCTTCTAGGAGAACGCTAGGGAGGGCCGGTCCCCATGGGTTGGCCATGCGGCCTTGGTGGCCACATGTCCTGGGCTGTGGTCTCAGCGCAGCCGGCAGTCCATGGGgtagcccccacccccaccccgggcatTTCCGGGGCTCCTTCTGCACGAACAGGGCTTCCTTGTTCTCTGATGCCACAGCTGCAGGCCCCTGCAAGCTCCCCCCCACCGCCATCCGCACCAGAGAAGCTAGTCTCAGGGCCAGAAGAGGGACCCCATACGACCGCCTGATTTGGGGTTGTGATGGGCTGCGGCCCTGGGAGGGGTCTCAGCCTGGCCCTGGCTGGCTGGCTATGGGGCCCCGGGTGCTGGGGCCTGGGAGAGGcagtggggagggtgggcaggagtcCCAGGTGAGCAGAGTGAGGGGATCCTGAGgcctgtggggaggggcaagagcaAGGGGCCATTCCAGAAGGCCAGGGAGCTCTTTGCCGCAGGCCCTCCTCCGGGGTGTGGCTTCAGCAGCCAAGGCCTTAGGCCTCCTGGTGTTCACAGCGGCCTTGGCTGGAACCTCAGCGCAGCCTGGCTGGCAGCGTTTTACGGAGTGGGAATCCTGTTTGGGAGCAAGTAACCCTCAAACCCCAACAGGAGCCCCAAACTTGACCCAGCAACCCAAGCAGCATGGTTGGAGAGCCAGGGACCCCACAGGTTGACAGGCAGGTCTCGGAGGCTGTATGGGTGCTCTCCTGGTTTGGGGTCCCCACTCCAGTGGGCCTGCTTGGAGGCAAGCAGGGGTTGTGGATGGGCCAGGGCAGCTAAAAGTCCTGTAGAACTGGTGTCACAGAGGCCAAGACTCAGTAGACTTTTAGGATCAAGGGATTTGTAGAAACACTGTAGAACTCCTGCCTCCCAAATTCATAATTAGAGACCTCCCCCCGCCCAAAGAAAACGACCCGTGCCATTAGAGTGTCCCAGAGCCACAGAACCAGGAGGCAGGTACTGTAGCACCCTCGGGTCCCAACCGGGAGTCTCATGGGATTCCCCCCCACAGGTCCGGATTCTAATTGTCGCCACTCTGGGGTTCCCTCTGTTGCCCAGGGGTCAGTGGGAGCCTCAGCCAGAGAGGCGGGGAGGAGGATGGGTCCACCTAGGCCTGTGCCACCTGCTCTGTCTCTGCAGGGATGCAGAACCTGGGCAGCCAGTTCTTCCAGGTTTTTCAGTGGATTCCAGAAATGaggattttaaaactaaaatctcCAGAGCTATCATCATTGGcaactaattaaaatttttttaaaaaacgattgTCCAGATGAAACAGGATCCCACAGCATCTCTTGACCCAGAGTCTGGTGCCATGGAGGGTCAAAACCACTATGTAGTCGTTGtgagacctcagtttcctcctctgtaaagtgggaacaGCAGCATCGACTCGTGAGGTTGTGCAGAGGATTCAGTGAGTTAACGTGAGAAGTGCTTAGGCCTAGCCCGTGTCAGCCCATGACTCTGTTTTCATCTTGCCCCACGCTGCCCGTCCCTCCCCTGCCAGGCTGCCTCCGTGTGGGCTGCGCGCTTTGCCACCGGGAGCCCCCACGGCTCCCCGTGGGCTCCAGACACACCACTCTGCCTTGGGCCAGCCCTGAGGGTGTGGGAAGGCAGGGAAACGTTCACCCCTTGGGGCCCTGGAGAGGGAAcagagctgggagggaggccTAGCcggcgcctggcacatagtaggtgctccataaatgtttattgaatgaatgaatggaggccATGCAGGCAGAGGCAGCCGCGCGTGCGCAGGCACTGGTGAAAGAGCGGGTCCCGTGGAGACTGGTGAGTAGTGCCCGGGGCTGCAGCTGAGTGGGGCCTGGGGTTTGCCGAAGCCAAGGCGAAGGGACCAGCAGGGGTCAGGTGGGGGAGGCAGAGccaggtgggggagggcaggggtcgTGTCGGGGGAGAGGGGCAAGGTGGGGATGCAGGGGTCAGGTGGGAGAAGTCAGGGGTCAGATGGAGGAGGCAGTCCCTTGAATAGCCTGGAGGATTCTGGGAAAGCCAGAGATAACTCCTGGGGTGGGACTAGGAGATGGACTTTTAATACAGATCATTCTTGGCCATGAGCAGGAGGGTCCCATGCTCTACACGGCACCGGCGGTGGGTGGGGTGGATGCTGGGCTGCTTAGGGCTGGGGAGTGGGTACCAGGGAGTGGGCCGTGTGAGGGGGCCGTCTGTGAAGAGCTGCCCCCAGAGCCAGTGTTGGGGCTTCTCCTGCCAGGCTGCTGGGTGGTTTCCTAGGGCCAAGACCTTCTGCTAAAAACCCTTCCGTCCTCCTCCCTACCTCCTTCCTCTGAGGCCTGGACACAGCGCAGGTGCTAATGACAGATCCAACGCCCCTGGGAGCAGGGGAGGCCCAGGCATCAGTTGAGTTCCTGGGAGATGACCCAGTGAGCAGTTACAGAGGGCTTGGGGTGGGCCCCAGCAAACCAGAGAGACACAGGTGCTCAGCTGTTCTCCCCctaaatagatgaggaaactgaggcccagagggggcaAGGTgctgacctgcccaaggtcacacagtgagccAGCCCTCTGTGTGTCATAACAGCTCGTGGCACAGCAGACTAGCCCAGCCCCCTTCTCTGGCCAAGGTTACTTGGCTTGGAGACAGATGCCCAGTACGTCGGGGCCTTGCCAACCCAATTAACCCCCAATAACTGTCAGCTGTTGCTGCTGTCGATGTGGCCATGTTCTTAGTAAGCTCTTTTGGGTAAGTCAGAAACTCGGTGAAGACAGGGTGCATCTGTCTGCAATACTGCACATCATAGGCGCACAGTAGGTGTGCAGTAAATACCTGCGGATGTGTGAGGAGCGCAGGTGAGCGTGTGGCTGGTGGCACAGCGTGCTTGACCTGCCCCAGTGGTGAGCTGCAGGCCCGTGACACGGATGCAGCCACGGCCTGCTCACCCAGCGCAGGATGGCACAGAGCTGGGAGCGGGTGCCGTAGTATCAAGGGGCAGGAGCCAGCTCCCCTGAGATGTGGAGCAGCTGGCACGGAGGGCTGAGACTAACAAGACGTGATGGAATGGGAGTGGATGGAAACCTAGCACCTCGGGTGAAACCCAAAGAGATACTTCCCAGAGCTGCCTGAGGACGTTCTGAGGGCATCGGGGCTGCCTGGCAGGATGTGAAGGGGCCCGGGGCTTTGGTTGACATCTAGGTCAAGGTGAGGACACACTGCTCTGCATATCCATGCTGCTCTCACGGAAGTGTGGCACCCGAACAAGGGAAGCAGAGGGCCCCCGGTGCCGGTCACTGCTCGGACCATGTTGACGCTGAGGCTCAGCTCCAGGTGACACCTTTTAGGAGGGATCTTAACAGCAAGCATGACCCGGGGCAGCTGGACCCAAGGGTGTGGGACTTGACACCGTGGCTTTGGAAGAGCAATAGAGGACGTGAGGCTGTTCATCCTGGATACGCGGATTGCAGGGGCATGAGATAACTGATGAAGAAATGTCAGAAGGACCTTTGCGGAGAActcttggctgcattggctccAGACAGGCCGTATCTGGCCAGTGGCAGGTTGGGACCAGTGAATGAACACAGGTACAGGAGCTAGGTTTGGCTTTGTAATATAAAGAACTCTCTAATAATCAGAGCTGTTCAGGAAGGGAATAAGCCTCAGATGGGTGCTGAGATCCCTGTCACTGGAGGTATGCAAGTTGGGGGAAGTCACATGTGCAGGGATCCTGGAAAGTCTGGTAGTTCTAAGAGCTCAGGCCAGTTCAAGTTCctggctgtgtggtcttgggcagaTCAcagcccctctctgagcctcagtttcctcatctgagaaatgggaagTGTGGGTCATGGGGCTAAAAAGAAGCCTCAGCACATTTCTTGCACACCGTGAGCACCTCATCAGTGGTGGGGGCCCTCCCTCTGATAGTTATATAAAGTCCTGATTCAGTGGAGTCACGGACCCCAGGATCTCCCTCTGTGCCCCATCCCCATCCCTAGCCCTGAGCTCTCATTCCACACATCATGTTCTGGGCACCTGCTAAATGTCTGAGCCTGTTCCAGGTATGGAGGTTGCAGGTTAGCTCGAGATAAAGCCTACTCTGACTTTAttatgggggcagggaggggcttaTAAGGGACTAAGTGATGTCTAGTATTGTTGAGGGATCAGAAGGGACCAAAGCCAGGGTGGAGTGACCAGTGAGTCCTCTCAGATTTGGCGTCAGGGAAGGTGGGGTTGTGGGGAGCAGTTGAACAGAGATCTGAATGAAGTGAGGTAGTGGGTTGTGCAGATattgggggaagagcattccaagaGGAGACagtagcaggtgcaaaggccctgaggtaggagtgTGCCTGGGGATATTTGAGGAACACAGCTGACCTGGACTGAGTACTTCCTGACTGATGGTAGAATTGAATTCTCTCTCGGTTTATGGGTGGTCCACTCTTGTACACTTTCCTGATAGGGAGGGAGGTGCCTACCCAAGGGGCAGGAAACTCACAAGATGGCCTGTGCATGTCCAGTCCCTGCAACGGACCCAGCTCTTTGGAggaagctggggagggagggggcctcagttttctcatctgtaaaatgaagccaACAGCACTCACCATGCAGGGCTGATATAAGATTCAAGGAATGTAAAATGTCAGACACAAATGAGCCATTGAGTAAAGGGTAGCTGCGACTATCTTATGGACAAGGAGACTGAAGTCCTGAGAGGTTGATTAATGTGCTCTATGTCACACAGCTCAGCATTCAATACCAGGACCCTTTGTCTCCAACATCCATgcttttttctctccatcctgcAGCTGGGGCTCTTTGCACCTGAAATCCAAATGGTTCACTTACCATACAGTAGTTCAGTGGCGAAGGTataattatcccattttacagatgaggaacggAGGCCCAGAGCAGTCTGCCTGAGGAGCCCTGGTGAGGTGGAGGCAGCTACAAGACCCGGCATCCAGTTCCCAGGGGGTGGCAGGCTTTGTCCCGGAGGGTGGAGTGGTGGCAGCCCATCTCTGGAACCCCTGGCCTGGTGCTGCGCTTCCAGCAGAGGTGAGGTGGCTGCCCGCCTGTCGAGTTCTGGCTGGAACCCAGGAGTCCTCGGTCCTCGTAATCCTGGGTAATGGCATTGACACGGACAGGGTCAATGGCACCTTAGAGAGCCTTGGCCAGCCTGGCCCAGGGAGGAGCCCATGCCAGGGCTGATCAGCTGCTGCAAATGAGATTTCCCTGGCTAAGCCTCACGTCCCACTCCTGGGAGGTCAGAACACGGGCCTCACCTCCCCCATCCACTCCCTGGACCCTGCGAGCATCCTGCGGGAGTAGGACCTTACGAGCGGGCCTGCAACTCACCCAAGGTCTCAGAGCCGGCCGGCCCCGCATCTTCCCTGCTGACCtctgcctccccactccccaccccatctgCCCTCAGCCGGGGGACACACAGGCAGACCTCACCCTGTCCATCCTCTCTGCCAGCCCAGGCAGGGGGAGCAGCCCCATGACCCCCTGGCCCTCACAGCCCCACAGCCTGGGGCGGAGAGGTCAAGGCTCCCCTCTGACTGGGGAGCTTGGGGGTCAGCCTGCAGTGGAGGGGTCTGTGGCCCAGGGGGTTAGGGAGCCTGAGTCCCGGGGAGCCCTACCCTTAGGTGATGACGGTTGTGAGGAAACATGAGAAAAACCTCATGAACAACGGCAGCTGACGTTTTCTGATGCTGCCTGCTACGTGGCACGTCTGGCGTCCGCACCCGCCACGCCAGCTCACTGCAGCCTCGCGGGCAGGGATCGTTCGGCCCACTTCCTCGGCAAAGGAGGAGGCTTGTGCCCAGTGTCCTGGGGTAGCTGAGTGGGCCGTGTCCGGGGCAGTCAGCTCCCAGAGGGCACTCGAGTTTGGCAGATCAGGATCTGTCGCTGCCACCCTGGCCCCTGAGCTGACCTCCCACCAGCTGGACGTGTCCCTTCCCCAGTGCTGGCCTCGGTTGCCCCTCTGACAGTGGCTGGGATTGGGCTAGAGCCAGGGCTCCTCGTCCCTGCTGCTCTGAGGCTCTGGGATTCTGagtccacggaggggccctgaaCCTCGTGGCCCCTGGAGGAGGGTGCAGAATCCAGCGGGACCGACCGGTGATGTCAGGGGGCGGGTATGAAACCCAGAGAGGGAAGGCCTTTGCCCAGAGTGACTCAGACTTTCCTTGGCTGTACCGAGCTCTGAACAGAGACCTCCCGTCAGCTCTGCCCCTCAGACCCGTACGGTCTTGCCCactcttctccctcctttctgtCCAAGGGTGTCCCCATGAGAGTGGACATCATGCAGTGTGTAGCCTGCTAGACGGGGATCCCTTGACGGCACGCTGCCCCCCAACTTCACCACATTCCTCCTTTCTGTGGTGGCAGGAGAGAGGGACCCTTGGAAAGGTGCTGGTTGGGCACTTTGGAGCTGCCCCCGCTCTGGCCAGAGTTCACTCATTACCTGACACCTGGGGGAGGGGTCCGTTGAGGTCAGGTCCCCTGGGAGCGCTGCTCTTTGCCCCCTCACGCCCTGGTGCCCTGGCCACTGGCCCACAGCCTGCTTCCGGGGTGGCCACGCCCTCCCAGGTTTAGCACCGTTTGGGTCCTAGGCAGAAGAGGCCTCTGCTTCCAGCACCTGCTCCCTGccgctccccacccccttcctgggCTGCTCACAGGCCGCACTTCGGTGGCTCAGCCAGACCCAGTGCTCATCTGACCCCTggatgggggggggggcaggcacTGTGTCCCCTCCCTCGCACCCCCGTATTTGTCATCTCGCTGTGCTTTGCTGTGCTTTTCTGCCGATCGATTCCTTTGTCTCCGACGCGCCCTCTCCGTTTATCTCTgttcctctgcctctccctgctcAGCTCTCTCCAGATTTtggcttttccctcctcctcagcCCTCGCCTCCTGTCTgcagctccctcacctcctttctctctctccccagcccccaggtgtGCTGGGGTGGGTAGGGCCCTGTTCTTGCCACTGGTGTCTGGGCTGGGGCATCACTCCCGTGGGAGCAGGGGAAGGCCTGACCCCCAGGACCCTCAGCCCCAGGTCTGATAGCTCGGCGGCCAGCTCGCCCCTCCCCACACCTGGAGTGGGTGTGCAGCCGGGCGGGGGGCCAAGTGCTGCTGTCAGCGCCTTTGCGGCCTTGCTGTCCCCCGTCCCTGGATGCGTCAGGCCTCGACAGGTGGTGGGCAGGCAGCCCAGGGACAGGGACAGGCGGCTGACGCACACgggatggggagagggggagcctcctccccactctgagtcatgggggggagtggggggagccGGAGAGAGGGCGGGGTCACCTTGAGGGCCCAGTTGGGCAGCGCTCAGAGGGCCTGGGTTAGGGGCGTGGGGGCCACTGTACCCCCTGAACTGTttgggaagggaagaggcaggacTGGACTAGTGCAGCCTCTCCAAGTCTGGGCGCCTTCTCctactcccctcccttccccttcgcCTCTTCTTACACCCTCAGCATGGGCTGGGCTTTCCAAGAGTCTGGCCAGCTCAGCTTAGCCTGACAGCTGCTGGGTCTGGCCAAGCGGGTGACGGTTTGAGCAACTCAGATCTGAGGATGAGGGGGCTCGATGCGGCTAAAGTTACTCATGTGCGTATACATACATACGCACTCGTGTGGGCCACACATGTGCTTAACATGTCGACATACAGGCAGGTGCGGGCCTGTGTTCCCCAGAGACGCTCCACATGcatcccttcccacccctccacacacagGCACGCCCTCGTTCACTCCTACGTTCACTCCTGTAGCTGGCCAGGCAGGCACACATCCTGTGCACACGGGCATACGTGTGCACAGCCGCCGGCCTGCACACCCGTCTACTCGTACACGTCAGCACGCCCCTGCTCCAGTGCTCTGAGCCAGCGCACACCTGCGCGTCACCTGCAAACAAATGCGGTCCCCAGACATTCCCAGCCAGAGGGCAAACTTGGCAACTCAGCCTCTTCCATTACAGCCTCGCTGCCTGAGGGGGAGGGGAACTGAAGCCACCGGAGGGGTAGGTCTGGCCTCAGGCCCCCTAGGAGCCAGCGGCCACGTCGGATGGGAGCCCTGGTCTCCCGACTGCAGCCCTGAGAATTTTTGTGGCACAGCCAAGGACAGAAACGCTCTCTGCTGCCTGTCCTTGCCCCCTTCTTGGCCGACAGCCTCGTGgttgccccctcccctgcctccgtCCGGCCTCTCAGCCTAAGCTGGTCCTGCAGGGGACGGGGAGGTGTGAGGCGGGCCCCCCCGGAGGTCCTGATCGTCACAGCCTCTGACGCTGCATCAGCCTTTCACCCGAGGGGTCACCTGGACGCCCTGTTCACTTGCCACCTCAACAAAAACTGCCTGCCTGGGCTTCTTTGGGgacttctctccctctccacttCCCTTTCCTCTGTTCCAGCCCTCTGGGACTCAGGGCTGTAAATTGGTTTCGCTTTAACAGCAGAGGTTTCACATTTTTTCTTAAAGTGCTTTTTTCCTGGAGTTTCCCGGGAGGAGGAGCAGGACGCAGAGGTGGGCCTTGTGAACAGTCTTCTGCTTTCTTTATCCAAACATGGATTTCTCTGGCCTAATCTTCACATCCCTGACCAGTGCCcagggcggagggagggaggaccgAGTTCTTCTCGCGGTCAGGAGAGCACTGGGTGTGAGTTAGAAAGTGATGTGGATGAGGGGCCGTGTCTGGCTTGCTGGGTGACCGGGGCAAGCCCACCCCAGACTGAGGTTCAGTTTCCCCACTTGGAAAATGAGGGTCTGTGGGCTGGGAGCCCTGCACTGCCTCCCCTGACGCTCTTCATCTTGAGCACGGGCAGCATGGCTCACCTTACTTCTCCCCGCATCAGATGGCCAGGCAGGGGCTTGGTCCCCTACTTTATAGTTGTGGAGACAGACTCAGGGGTGGTGTGCTCCACCTGGCCAATCaggcagggtgggcggggctccAGGCCTCCGGATTCCTGCTGGCTCGGTAGCCTTCATCCTGGCCCAGGCTGTGGTGTGTGTCTCTAGGCAAGTCactgctcctctctgggcctctgactCTCCCAGCCACTGAGGGGTTGCCGGGCTTCGGTCACGGGATTCCGGAGGCCTCTGGCTTCTTCTGCCTGAGGCGTCCCCTGCAGGATCCGCGCCCCCTACCGGAAAGCGCTTTGCGGAGGGGCTGTGGAGGGTGTGTCTGGATTCCCAGACTCTCACCCTCTCTTTCCCTTGGCTCTGCTCTCGCCTGCAGGATGAGCTCATCTTGTGACCTCCCACTGCGGGAGACCCCAGCCTCTATGCATCCCCCTGCCTGGGGTCCCACGGCCATGCTgctctgctccccctcccccatggaaGCCGAGACAAGGGAATTATTTTTGGAACAGCAGCAGTTACACAACAAATGAATGATTTATCTTTGGGCTTGGAGGAGAGGAAGCATTTTGCTGGGCATCTTAATTCTTCTCTGGATTGGAGGGTGGCTGCTTGGGTACGTGGCCACGCGTGTGTGGGCCTGTTGTCATACACAAGACTgcaggtgtgcgtgtgtgtatacaccTGTCGACGTGAGCATGCCGTGGAGTTCTGGCTCATGTGGGGGCCTGTGGGTCTTTGTGCAGGCAGGTGGACGAGTGTGGACACTAGCGTGCTGgggcgtgtttgtgtgtgtgtgcgcgcatgtgtgtgtatgcacctGGCCTGTTAACTCTCCAGTCTCCCTTCTTTGCCCACTGGCTCCAGACTctatcccctcctccctccccctcccttgttTCTTTGGTCTCCCTCCTTCCATGTCCtgtggccccctcctccccctcttgcCACCCACCACCCCCCTTCTTTTATGTAACAGGGACCCAGAGTGCTGCTGGCGCAGGAACCCCCGGGAGGGGGTGGAAAAGGGACTGGGGGCCTGCACTGGAGCATAGTGGGGTTGCTCTGAGCCTTCACACTGATCTCTCACCCCCTCTTGGTGCTGCCTTTCAGGAACCAGGTGACAGATGGGTCTCTTCCTTCCTGTCCCCGTCTCTCGCGCTCCCCCCTCAGAGCTCCAGTCTCCAGCCTCCCGTGGGAATCGTCTGAAGTTCTGAGCCCAGAACcccagggggaagaggaggaggagggagaggaaggcaaGCCTTAAGAGCCCGGGCACCCTCCCGGCAGGAGAGGAGCACCTCGGGGAAGCAGACTGTGGGGCCTGTAGCCCCCGTGGCCCTGGCCTGGCCGTGGCGCCCGGCTCCTGCGGGTAGCACCCCGGCAGGCCCCCGACAGTTGGCACCGGCTCTGCCTGCCTCGCTTGGGGCCCCCAAGCTGGGGGTCGCCCCCAAGATGGTGGCGGCCCCAGGGAGGACTGTGCTGCCGGCCCCAGCCTCTGGCCGCTAGGCCACCTGCGCCCCGGCCCCCGACCCCAAGCCCGGCCTGTGAGGAGGCCGCGGCCGGAGCCATGCTGCGCCTGGGGCTGTGCGCGGCCGCGCTGCTGTGCGTGTGCCGGCCGGGCGCCGTGCGCGCCGACTGCTGGCTCATCGAGGGCGACAAGGGCTACGTGTGGCTGGCCATCTGCAGCCAGAACCAGCCGCCCTACGAGACCATCCCGCAGCACATCAACAGCACCGTGCACGACCTGCGGCTCAACGAGAACAAGCTCAAGGCCGTGCTCTACTCCTCGCTCAACCGCTTCGGGAACCTCACCGACCTCAACCTCACCAAGAACGAGATCTCCTACATCGAGGACGGTGCCTTCCTGGGCCAGTCGAGCCTGCAGGTGCTGCAGCTGGGCTACAACAAGCTGAGCAACCTGACCGAGGGCATGCTGCGCGGCATGGGCCGCCTGCAGTTCCTCTTCGTGCAGCACAACCTCATCGAGGTGGTGACGCCCGCCGCCTTCTCCGAGTGCCCGAGCCTCATCAGCATCGACCTGTCCTCCAACCGCCTCAGCCGCCTCGACGGCGCCACCTTCGCCAGCCTGGCCAGCCTCATGGTGTGCGAGCTGGCCGGCAACCCCTTCAACTGCGAGTGCGACCTCTTCGGCTTCCTGGCCTGGCTCGTGGTCTTCAACAACGTCACGAAGAACTACGACCGCCTGCAGTGCGAGTCTCCGCGCGAGTTCGCCGGCTACCCGCTGCTGGTGCCCCGGCCCTACCACAGCCTCAACGCCATCACCGTGCTGCAGGCCAAGTGCCGCAACGGCTCGCTGCCCGCCCGGCCCGCCAGCCACCCCACGCCCTACTCCACCGACGCCCAGAGGGAGCCCGACGAGAACTCGGGCTTCAGCCCCGACGAGATCCTTTCGGTGGAGCCACCGGCCTCGTCCACCACGGACGCCTCGGCGGGGCCGGCCATCAAGCTGCACCACGTCACCTTCACCTCGGCCACCCTGGTGGTCATCATCCCGCACCCCTACAGCAAGATGTACGTCCTGGTTCAGTACAACAACAGCTACTTCTCCGACGTCATGACGCTCAAGAACAAGAAGGAGATCGTGACGCTGGACAAGCTGCGGGCGCACACCGAGTACACCTTCTGCGTGACCTCGCTGCGCAACAGCCGCCGCTTCAACCACACCTGCCTGACCTTCACCACCAGGGACCCGGTCCCGGGCGACCTGGCGCCcagcacctccaccaccacccattACATCATGACCATCCTGGGCTGCCTCTTCGGCATGGTCATCGTGCTGGGAGCCGTCTACTACTGCCTGCGCAAGCGGCGCATgcaggaggagaagcagaagtCGGTCAAGGTCAAGAAAACCATCCTGGAGATGCGCTACGGGGCCGACGTGGATGCCGGCTCCGTCGTCCACGCCGCTCAGAAGCTGGGCGAGCCCCCTGTGCTGCCCGTGTCCCGAATGTCCTCCATCCCCTCCATGATCGGGGAGAAGCCCACCACCTCCAAGGGGCTGGAAGCTGGGCTGGACACGCCCAAGGTGGCCACCAAGGGCAACTACATCGAGGTGCGCACGGGCACGGGCGGCGATGGCCTGGCCCGGCCCGAGGATGACCTCCCGGAGCTGGAGAACGGCCAGGGCTCGGCCGCCGAGATCTCCACCATCGCCAAGGAGGTGGACAAGGTCAACCAGATCATTAACAATTGCATCGATGCCCTAAAGTTGGACTCGGCCTCTTTCCTGGGGAGTGGCAGCGGTGGCGGGGACCCTGAGATGGCCTTCGAATGCCAGTCCCTCCCTGcggcctccaccacctcctcgaCTGCCACCCCTGGGGGGCTGGAGCGGCCCAGCTTCCTCTCACCTCCCTACAAGGAGAGTTCCCATC
The Globicephala melas chromosome 10, mGloMel1.2, whole genome shotgun sequence genome window above contains:
- the ELFN2 gene encoding protein phosphatase 1 regulatory subunit 29; this encodes MLRLGLCAAALLCVCRPGAVRADCWLIEGDKGYVWLAICSQNQPPYETIPQHINSTVHDLRLNENKLKAVLYSSLNRFGNLTDLNLTKNEISYIEDGAFLGQSSLQVLQLGYNKLSNLTEGMLRGMGRLQFLFVQHNLIEVVTPAAFSECPSLISIDLSSNRLSRLDGATFASLASLMVCELAGNPFNCECDLFGFLAWLVVFNNVTKNYDRLQCESPREFAGYPLLVPRPYHSLNAITVLQAKCRNGSLPARPASHPTPYSTDAQREPDENSGFSPDEILSVEPPASSTTDASAGPAIKLHHVTFTSATLVVIIPHPYSKMYVLVQYNNSYFSDVMTLKNKKEIVTLDKLRAHTEYTFCVTSLRNSRRFNHTCLTFTTRDPVPGDLAPSTSTTTHYIMTILGCLFGMVIVLGAVYYCLRKRRMQEEKQKSVKVKKTILEMRYGADVDAGSVVHAAQKLGEPPVLPVSRMSSIPSMIGEKPTTSKGLEAGLDTPKVATKGNYIEVRTGTGGDGLARPEDDLPELENGQGSAAEISTIAKEVDKVNQIINNCIDALKLDSASFLGSGSGGGDPEMAFECQSLPAASTTSSTATPGGLERPSFLSPPYKESSHHPLQRQLSADAAVARKTCSVSSSGSVKSAKVFSLDVPDHPAAAGLAKGDSKYIEKGSPLNSPLDRLPLVPASSSGGGGGGGIHHLEVKPAYHCSEHRHSFPALYYEEGADSLSQRVSFLKPLTRTKRDSTYSQLSPRHYYSGYSSSPEYSSESTHKIWERFRPYKKHHREEVYMAAGHALRKKVQFAKDEDLHDILDYWKGVSAQQKL